The following proteins are encoded in a genomic region of Marasmius oreades isolate 03SP1 chromosome 10, whole genome shotgun sequence:
- a CDS encoding uncharacterized protein (CAZy:GH43) — protein sequence MFQIKKTFAALLGGLSLLPALTNAFTNPIFWEDLADLDIRRVNDTYYYTSSTMHYSPGAPILRSYDLKNWEYIAHAVPTLDFGSTYSLQGGQAYIQGIWASFFAYHPQKNTWFWGGCIDFQTSYLYSASSVTGPWTRYTTINKCYYDSGLLIDDDGTMYVSYANSNNIWVAQLSSDGKSEVRSQQVFVPPSDIGYLEGTRMYKRNGQYYILATHPANAEYTLKASSPWGSYSSKALAVSVKPPVTGGGNPHQGGLIDTPSGQWYYMAFVDSYPGGRIPAMAPVTWGSDGFPTLQLSNGAWGTSYPDVLTPHPVTSPTGIENLTSIGPRWEWNHNPDTSKFSTSSNGLTLNTATVTFDLYSARNTITRRILGPKSTSTIKLNYGNMKDGDRAGLVLLRHLSAWIGVKRDNGNYIVGFTNGLAMNSDWSTSNTGTTVATAGISGGTIYLRITADISPGGSKQALFYYSTDNSSWKQLGSFTMNTDWEFFMGYRYGIFNYATSALGGSVNVPYFQLDSA from the exons ATGTTCCAGATCA AGAAGACATTCGCTGCCCTTCTTGGTGGGCTCAGCCTGCTTCCCGCACTCACCAATGCGTTCACAAACCCTATCTTCTGGGAAGACCTCGCGGACCTCGACATCCGCCGGGTGAACGACACCTACTATTACACATCCTCAACTATGCATTATTCTCCTGGTGCCCCTATCCTTCGCTCCTACGActtgaagaactgggaatACATCGCTCATGCTGTCCCCACGCTGGACTTCGGTAGCACATATTCGCTGCAAGGCGGACAGGCTTATATCCAGGGAATCTGGGCGTCGTTCTTCGCGTACCACCCACAGAAAAATACCTGGTTCTGGGGAGGATGTATTGATTTCCAGACAAGTTATCTCTACTCTGCGTCCTCGGTGACTGGTCCTTGGACTCGCTACACCACAATAAATAAG TGCTACTATGACTCGGGGCTTCTCATCGATGACGATGGAACTATGTACGTCTCATATGCGAATTCGAACAACATCTGGGTCGCCCAACTTTCCTCCGATGGAAAGAGCGAGGTCAGGTCGCAGCAAGTTTTCGTCCCCCCCAGTGACATTG GATACCTCGAAGGCACGCGGATGTACAAGCGAAATGGACAATACTATATCCTTGCTACTCACCCCGCCAACGCCGAATACACACTGAAAGCCAGTAGCCCGTGGGGAAGTTACTCTAGCAAGGCACTCGCTGTGAGCGTCAAACCCCCCGTCACAGGCGGCGGAAACCCCCACCAAGGTGGTCTCATCGACACCCCCAGTGGACAATGGTACTACATGGCCTTCGTCGACTCGTACCCCGGTGGCCGCATCCCCGCCATGGCACCCGTCACCTGGGGATCCGACGGATTCCCTACACTGCAGCTATCGAACGGAGCATGGGGTACCTCGTACCCAGACGTCCTCACCCCACATCCCGTTACGTCTCCGACCGGAATTGAGAATCTCACATCGATTGGGCCCAGGTGGGAGTGGAATCACAATCCCGACACGTCCAAGTTCTCCACCAGCAGCAACGGGCTCACGCTGAACACCGCCACGGTCACCTTCGACCTCTACTCAGCACGCAACACCATCACCCGTCGTATTCTCGGTCCCAAATCCACCAGTACGATCAAACTCAACTACGGAAACATGAAAGACGGTGACCGTGCTGGTCTCGTCCTTCTCCGTCACCTCTCCGCTTGGATCGGTGTCAAACGGGACAATGGCAATTATATTGTCGGATTTACCAACGGTCTCGCGATGAACTCTGACTGGTCGACCTCGAACACGGGAACGACCGTTGCTACTGCTGGCATCAGCGGTGGAACGATCTACCTGCGCATTACTGCGGACATCAGCCCTGGTGGCTCGAAACAGGCGTTGTTCTATTACAGTACAGATAATTCCAGCTGGAAGCAGTTGGGCTCGTTCACGATGAATACGGATTGGGAGTTCTTCATGGGCTACAGATATGGTATCTTTAACTATGCCACCTCAGCTCTCGGCGGATCGGTCAATGTTCCGTACTTCCAACTTGATAGTGCGTAG